In the genome of Poecile atricapillus isolate bPoeAtr1 unplaced genomic scaffold, bPoeAtr1.hap1 scaffold_336, whole genome shotgun sequence, the window TCCCCTCGGCGCCGCCCCGGGGCTCGGGTGCGGCTGAACccgctggtgctgctgctggacgCCGCCCTCACCGGGGAGCTGGACGTGGTGCAGCAGGCggtggcacaggtgacactgaggggacattggggacactggggggacattggggggacattggggggtctGAACccgctggtgctgctgctggacgCCGCCCTCACCGGGGAGCTGGACGTGGTGCAGCAGGCggtggcacaggtgacactggggacattggggacattgggggacttgtggggacactggggacactggggggacattggggacacggaGAAGGGGTcgggggacaggtggggacagggagtTGGGGACAGGGAGACAATGGGGACAAgagcagggggacagaggggacacgagggtgtccctggatgtcccctggggtggcagggaggggacagtggggacacaggggacagagggatgacaatgaggggacagaggggacacagggatgacaatgaggggacaggggggacccaggggacagagggatgacaatgaggggacagaggggacacagggatgacaatgaggggacaggggggacccaggggtggcagtgaggggacacaggggacagaggggacacagagccgctgtccccagctgaaTGACCCGAGCCAGCCCAACGACGAGGGCATCACGGCGCTGTCCCAGGGTggcagtgaggggacagtggggacacagggatgacAATgatgggacaggaggggacagggggtggcagtgaggggacagaggggacacaggggacagagggggtggcagggaggggacagaggggacacagagccgctgtccccagctgaaCGACCCGAGCCAGCCCAACGACGAGGGCATCACGGCGCTGTCCCAGGGTGgcagtgaggggacagaggggacagaggggacagaggggacacaggggtggcagtgaggggacagaggggacacaggggacagaggggacacagagccaCTGTCCCCCAGCTGAATGACCCGAGCCAGCCCAACGACGAGGGCATCACGGCGCTGTCCCAGggtggcagggaggggacacaggggacagaggggacacaggggtggcagtgagggggacacaggggtggcagtgaggggacacagagccgctgtccccagctgaaTGACCCGAGCCAGCCCAACGACGAGGGCATCACGGCGCTGCACAACGCCATCTGCGGCAGCAACTACGGAATCGTGGAGTTCCTGATCGCCAGCGGGGCCAACGTCAACTCCCCCGACAGCCACGGATggtgacacttggggacatccctggggacactggggacatcactggggacactgggacactgggacaggccAACGTCAACTCCCCCGACAGCCACggatggtgacactggggacattggggacactggggacactggggacactggggacactgggacaggccAACGTCAACTCCCCCGACAGCCACGGATGGTgacacattggggacactggggggacattggggacatcactggggacagggggacaggccAACGTCAACTCCCCCGACAGCCACggatggtgacactgggggacactggggacactggggacactggggacatcactggggacactgggggggacattggagacatggggacatcactggggacatcactggggacattggggacatcactggggacatcactggggacactggggacactggggggacattggggacactgggggacatcactggggacactggggacattgggggacactggggggacattggggacactgggggacatcactggggacattggggacactgggggggacattggggacaggggggatCCCAACATTCCCCAACTGATtggggtccccagcccctcagtgaccccaaaaatcccccaaaatccaccaaaccccagggacccccaaaccccagggaccccccaaaccccagggacccctctgattttggggtgtccctgacattttggggtgtcccctgattttgggggtgtccccagggacccccctgcACTGCGCCTGTAACGACACCGGCGTCTGCATCACCCtggtgaccccagtgaccccaataaccccagggaccccccaaaccccaggacCCCTGACATTTTTGGGGTCAATCTCTGACATTTTGGGGTCAATctctgatttttggggtgtccccaggacccccctgcaCTGCGCAGCGTCCTGTAACGACACCGGGGTCTGCGTCACCCtggtgaccccagtgaccccagggaccccccaaaccccagggacccctcaggttttgggtgtcccctcagtttttggggtgtcccctgatttttggggtgtccccaggacccccctgcaCTGCGCAGCGTCCTGTAACGACACCGGCGTCTGCGTCGCCCTCGTCCGTCACGGCGCCGCCATCTTCGCCACCACGGGCAGCGACGGCAGCTTGGCCGTGGAGAAATGCGACCCGTACCGGGAGGGGTACGCTGACTGCTCCAGTTACCTTACTggtgagcactgggagggactggtgagcactgggagggactgggaatgcgATCCGTACCGGGAGGGGTACGCTGATTGCTCCAGTTACCTTACTGggtgagcactgggagcactgggagggactgggaatgagaCCCGTACCGGGAGGGGTACGCTGACTGCTCCAGTTACCTTACTggtgagcactgggagggactggtgagcactgggagggactgggaatgcgACCCGTACCGGGAGGGGTACGCGGACTGCTCCAGTTACCTTACTggtgagcactgggagggactggtgagcactgggagggactggtgagcactgggagggactggtgagcactgggagggactgggagggactgggagggactggaaaTGCGACCCGTACCGGGAGGGGTACGCTGACTGCTCCAGTTACCTTACTGgtgagcactgggatgggactgggatggactgggggggactgggggggactggggggactggtgagcactgggagggactgggaatgagaCCCGTACCGGGAGGGGTACGCTGACTGCTCCAGTTACCTTACTggtgagcactgggagggactggtgggcactgggagggactgggagggactggggggcactggaaATGCGACCCGTACCGGGAGGGGTACGCCGACTGCTCCAGTTACCTTACTggtgagcactgggagggactgggagggactgggagggactggaaaTGTGACCCGTACCGGGAGGGGTACGCTGACTGCTCCAGTTACCTTACTGgtgagcactgggatgggactgggatggactgggggggactgggggggactgggggggactggtgagcactgggagggactgggagggactgggagggactgggaaaggGCTTTGGGGTCACTGgtgagcactgggatggactggtgagcactgggagggactgggagggactggtgagcactgggagggactgggagggactgggaggcactgggagggactgggagggactgggaggcactgggagggactggggggcactgggagagagttttggggtgatttggggttgTGGGGGCActtttggagttgttttggaGCAacaatttgggattttggagcaGTTTTTGGGGAACGtttcggggtttttggggcagtttcggggtttcagggcaggtttggggTAACAATTCGGGATTTTTGtgtaacattttggtttttttgggtaaCAATTTCATGTTTTTGATaacatttcaggattttttggtaacaatttgttacatttttctgGTTCCCCAGAGGtggagcaggggatgggggTGCTGAACAGCGGCGTGGTGAACGCGCTCTGGGATTACAGCGCCgagtttggggcagttttggggtttcagggcaggttttgtGTAAcaatttgaggttttttggtaacattttgggattttttggtaacaatttgggattttttggatcCCCAGAGGTGGAGCAGGGCATGGGGGTGCTGAACAGCGGCGTGGTGAACGCGCTCTGGGATTACAGTGTggagtttggggattttggggcagttttggggtaacattttggggttttttggtaacaatttcatattttcaataacattttatatttttttgatCCCCCAGAGGtggagcaggggatgggggTGCTGAACAGCGGCGTGGTGTACGCGCTCTGGGATTACAGCGCCGAGTTTGGGGACGAGCTCTCGTTCCGGGAGGGGGAGCCGGTGACGGTTCTGCGCCGGGAGCCCCCCGAGGAGCTGGAGTGGTGGTGGGGGTCCCTGTACGGCCACGAGGGATACGTGCCCAGGAACTACTttggggtgaggaggggtcccAAGGGtgacaggggatggggaggggtccccaggggtggggaggggtccctggggggtccctgtACGGCCACGAGGGATACGTGCCCCGGAACTACTTcggggtgaggaggggtccctgggggtccccaggggtgaggaggggtcccagggatgAGGAGGGGTCCCATGGGTGTTGGGGGTCCCTGTACGGCCACGAGGGATACGTGCCCCAGAACTACTTcggggtgaggaggggtccctggggtcccaggggggtgaggaggggttcccaagggtggggaggggtccctgggggtcccaggggggtgaggaggggtccccaggggtggggaggggtcccaggggctctgggggtcccaggggtggtGGGGGTCCCTGTACGGCCACGAGGGATACGTGCCCAGGAACTACTTcggggtgaggaggggtcccaggggtggggaggggtcccaagGGTGAGGAAGGGTCCCcaagggtggggaggggtcccaggggtgagggagggtcccaggggtggggaggggtccctacaggggtccccaggggtggggagggggctctgagggtCCCCAGGGGTGGGGAAGGGTCCCCAAGGGTGAGGGAGGGTCCCcaagggtggggaggggtccctacaggggtccccaggggtgggggaggggtcccgggggtcaCCCAAagggagatttggggagggggaaatggggatttggggagggggtcccagagcccctCCATGaccctgggggggtttttgggatattttgggggggttttgggataatttttgggttattttttgggggatttttgggttatttttgggggggttttttagggtatttttggggggatttttggggatatttttggggggggggttgggatatttttggggttttttgggatatttttggggggattttcgggatttttttgggatattttgggatatttttgggggattttggggatatttttgggataatttttgggatatttttcagggggatttttgggacattttggggtttttttgggatatttttggggtttttttttgggatatttttgggggtttttggggtatttttgagatattttttgggatatttttcgCGGGTTTTTTTAggatatttttgggtttttttgggatattttgggggggattttcgggatattttttgggatatttttgggatattttaggggtttttttttgggataatttttgggttatttttgggatattttgggggggttttgggatatttttggggggggtttttgggatattttttggtgtttttttgggatatttttgggataatttttggggtaatttttgggatatttttcagggggatttttgggacattttggggtttttttggggatatttttggggtttttttttttggatatttttgggatatttttgagattttttggggggatttttgggatatttttggttttttttttttttatatttttgggatatttttgagattttttggggcatttttgggattttttggggggattttttgcgatattttttggggggatttttgggatattttttgggtttttttggggatatttttggggttttttttgggatattttgtgGGGGGGTTTCAGgatattttttggggttttatttggaatatttttgggggatttttgggatatttctgggataatttttaggatatttttgggatatttttgggataattttggggggttttttgggatattttggggggggatttttgggatatttttgggatatttttggggtttttttggatatttttggggttttttgggatattttcagggggatttttgggacattttggggtttttttttggatatttttgggatattttttggttatttttggatattttttggggatatttttgggatatttttgggatatttttgggatattttttggggtttttttgggatattttggggggatttttgggatatttctggGATAATTTTtaggataattttgggatattttttttgatatttctgggataattttgggggtttttttgggatatttttggggtaatttttgggataatttttgggggatttttgggataatttttgggttatttttgggacatttttgggatatttttggggtaatttttgcgataatttttgggggatttttgggacattttgggatatttttggggttttttttgggacatttttgggatatttttggggtaatttttgcgataatttttgggggatttttgggacattttgggacattttgggataatttttgggttatttttgggacatttttgggatatttttggggtaatttttgcgataatttttgggggatttttgggacattttgggacattttgggataatttttgggatatttttgggatattttttgggatatttttgggttatttttgggacattttgggacattttttggatatttttggggCGGGGGTCTcacctctctcccctctctcccctcccccagctctTCCCGAGGGTTCGGCCGCAGCGGAAGAAAATctgaggggggggaggggcctggacccctccccaaattcagcccctcccccctcccctcccctcccctccccctccccctcccggtgtcccctccccttcccggggtttttttgggaatttttgggaattaaAGCCTTTGGATGctcattttggggaggggtctccgcTGTTTTCTGTCAATGGGGGAGGGGGAGATCGAGGGGTGGAAACGAATTTTAttggcacagggagggagggaggggggtccCGAAATTCCCGCTCCgtccatcccaaaaaattcctggaacatcccaaaaattcctgttctgtccatcccaaaaaatcccatcccaaaaattcctgttctatcccaaaaattcctgttccatcccaaaaattcctgttctgtccatcccaaaaaatcccatcccaaaaaattcctgtaacatcccaaaaaatcccatccaAAAATTCCTgtaacatcccaaaaaatcccatcccaaaaatcccatcccaaaaatcccatcccaaaaattcctgtaacatcccaaaaaatcccatcccaaaaaattcctgtaacatcccaaaaattcctgtaacatcccaaaaaatcccatcccaaaaaattcctgtaacatcccaaaaattcctgttccatcccaaaaatcccagctccatcccaaaaaatcccatcccaaaaaattccatgcaaaaaaattcctgttccatcccaaaaattcctgttccatcccaaaaaattcctgtaacatcccaaaaatcccatcccaaaaattcctgtaacatcccaaaaaatcccagctccatcccaaaaatcctgttCCATAtcaaaaaatcccatcccaaaaaattcctggaacatcccaaaaattcctgtaacatcccaaaaattcctgttctgtcccaaaaaatcccatcccaaaaattcctgtaacatcccaaaaaattcctgttccatcccaaaaattcctttaacatcccaaaatttctgtaacatcccaaaaaatcctgctgCATCCCGAAAATTCCTgttccatcccaaaaatcccatcccaaaaatcccatcccaaaaaattcctgtaacatcccaaaaaatcctgttctatcccaaaaaattcctggaacatcccaaaaattcctgttccatcccaaaaaatcccatcccaaaaattcctgtaacatcccaaaattcctgttctgtccatcccaaaaaatcccatcccaaaaattcctgtaacatcccaaaaattcctggaacatcccaaaaatcccatcccaaaaattcctgttccatcccaaaaattcctgttctatcccaaaaaatcccagctccatcccaaaaaattcctgttctatcccaaaaatcccatcccaaaaatcccagctccatcccaaaaattcctgttccatcccaaaaaatcccatcccaaaaaattcctgtaacatcccaaaaattcctggaacatcccaaaaatcccatcccaaaaattcctgttccatcccaaaaattcctgttctatcccaaaaattcctgttctatcccaaaaattcctgttctatcccaaaaatccaaccCCATCCCGaaatcccagccccatccccaaaTTCCGTTTtctccatcccaaaaatccagccGGGAAcgaggggggaggggaaatcTGAGGTTGGGGGGGGCTGGGAAGGTTCTGGGAGGTTCCGGGAGGTTCTGGAAGGTTCTGGGAGGTTCTGGAAGGTTCTGGGAGGTTCTGGAAAGTTCTGGAAGGATCCACGGATGATTCCCAAGGAATCTCAAATTCCCCAACGATGATGGAGCCGctctgggaaggttctggaaggttCCGGGAGGTTCTGGAAAGTTCTGGAAAGTTCTGGGAGGTTCTGGAAAGTTCTGGGAGGTTCTGGAATGTTCCACGGATGATTCCCAaggaatcccaaattccccaacGATGATGGAGCCGctctgggaaggttctggaaggttCCGGGAGGttctggaaggttctggaaAGTTCTGGGAGGTTCCAGGGATGATTCCAGCAGGGAATTCCCAACGATGATGGAGCCTGGAAGGTTCTGGGATGTTCTGGAAGGTTCCATGGATTATTCCCATCAGGAATTCCCAACAATGATGgactctgggatgctctgggatgttctgggatgttctggAAGGTTCCAGGATGATTCCAATCCGTAATTCCCCGTTATTTCCCAGCAATGAGGGGGTTTCTCAGCACCACGATGACGGAgtctgggatgttctgggatgctctgggatgctctgggatgttctggaaggttctggaaggttCCGGGAGGTTCCAGGGATGATTCCAGCCGGGAATTCCCAACGATGACGGAGCCTGGAAGgttctgggatgttctgggagGTTCTGGGATTATTCCAATCGGGAATTCCCCGTTATTTCCCGGCGATCAGGGGGTTCCTGAGCACCACGATGACGGagtctgggatgctctgggatgttctggAAGGTTCCAGGATGATTCCAGCTGTGAATTCCCCGTTATTTCCCAGCGATCAGAGGGTTTCTCAGGACCACGATGACGGagtctgggatgctctgggatgctctgggatgttcCGGAAGgttctgggatgctctgggaggttctggaaggttctgggatgctctgggaggttctggaaggttctgggatgttctgggattATTCCAATTGGGAATTTGTTATTTCCCAGCGATGAGGGGGTTCCTGAGCACCACGATGACGGagtctgggatgctctgggatgttctgggatgttctggAAGGTTCCAGGATGATTCCAGCTGTGAATTCCCCGTTATTTCCCAGCGATGAGGGGGTTCCTGAGCACCACGATGACGGagtctgggatgctctgggatgttctgggatgttctgggatgctctgggaggttctggaaggttctgggatgttctgggattATTCCCATCGGGAATTCCCCGTTATTTTCCCGCGATCAGGGGGTTCCTCAGGACCACGATGACGGagtctgggatgctctgggatgttctgggatgttctggAAGGTTCTGGGATTATTCCCATCAGGAATTCCCTATTTCCCAGCGATGAGGGGGTTTCTCAGCACCACGATGACGGAgtctgggatgttctgggatgctctgggatgctctgggatgttcCATAAGGTTCTGGAAGGTTCCAGGATGATTCCACCCATGAATTCCCTATTTCCCAGCGATGAGGGGGTTCCTGAGCACCACGATGACGGAGTCTCCGCGCAGGAACATTTTGGAGATGTACCGGTCCTTgtctgggatgttctgggatgttctgggatgttctgggatgttctgggatgaTTCCAGGTGTGAATTCCCCGTTATTTCCCAGCGATCAGAGGGTTCCTCAGGACCACGATGACGGAGTCTCCGCGCAGGAACATTTTGGAGATGTACCGGTCCTTGTTGACGGGTTTggatttcttcttccctttgcCGCTCTTGGGCACCTCCGTCCACATCTCCTTGACGTTCTCCAGCACCATGTTACAGTGCCTgccgggaaaacgggaaaaatgggatttggggggaaaaaacgggatttgggacgggaaaaatgggatttgggggggaaaaatgggatttgggggggaaaaaacgggatttgggggggaaaaatgggatttgggggggaaaaaacgggatttgggacgggaaaaatgggatttgggacaggaaaaatgggattgggacgGGAAAAAAcctgggtttggggggaaaaaatgggagttgggggaaaaaaacctggatttcggggaaaaatccaggatttgggggggaaaaaaactggatttggggggaaatctgggattcagggggaaaaaaaatgggatttgggggggaaaaaacctgggtttggggggaaatccaggatttggggggaaagaacctgggtttggggggaaaaaacgggatttgCCACGGGAAATCCAGgattcaaggggaaaaaaatgggatttggggaaaaaaacgggatttgggggggaaaaaacctggaGTTGGgtggaaaaatctgggatttggggggaaaaatggaattttttggggaaaaaaatgggatttggagGGCATAAACCAGGatttgctggggaaaaaaaatggatttgggGACTTTGAGGACCtcagggacaccttggggacactctggggaccctggggtcactgtggtgACATTTTGGGGACCCTGgtgacaccttggggacactttggggacactggggtcactgtggtgtccctggggacaccctggggacaccttggggacaccttgagGTCACAGAGCTGACcttggggtcaccctggggacaccttggggacactggggacactttggggacactttggggacactctggggacaccctggggactccctggggacactttggggacactttggggacactttggtgaccctggggtcactgtggtgacaccttggggacactggggacactttggggacactttggggaccctggtgacactttggggacaccctggggataCCTTGAGGACACCTTGAGGTCACAGAGCTgaccctggggtcactgtggtgacactttggggacactttggggacaccttggggacactttggggacactttggggacactttggggacccTGGTGACACTCTGGGGACATTTCCTCACCTGTCAAAGGCCTTGACACGCCCCAGGAGCTTTTTGTTGTTGCGGCAGTTGATCAGCACCTGGGTGTTGTTCTGGGTGCTctttggggacactctggggacaccttggggacactctggggacactctggggacaccttggggacactttggggacaccctggggacatttcCTCACCTGTCAAACGCTTTCACGCGCCCCAGCAGTTTCTTGTTGTTGCGGCAGTTGATCAGCACCTGGGTGTTGttctggggacactttggggacactctggggacactttggggacaccttggggacaccttggggacactctggggacactctggggacattTCCTCACCTGTCAAAGGCCTTGACACGCCCCAGGAGCTTTTTGTTGTTGCGGCAGTTGATCAGCACCTGGGTGTTGTTCTGGGTGctctttggggacactttggggacactttggggacagtttggggacactttggggacactttggggacaccttggggacactttggggacactgtgACTCACCTGTCGAACGCTTTCACACGCCCCAgcagttttttgttgttgcgGCAGTTGATCAGCACCTGGGTGTTGTTCTGGGTGCtctttggggacaccttggggataccttggggacactttggggacaccttggggacaccttggggacaccctggggacatttcCTCACCTGTCAAACGCTTTCACACGCCCCAGCAGTTTCTTGTTGTTGCGGCAGTTGATCAGCACCTGGGTGTTGTTCTGGGTGctctttggggacactttggggacactctggggacaccctggggacactttggggacaccctggggacactctggggacactctggggacactctggggacactctggggacactgtgaCTCACCTGTCGAAGGCTTTCACACGCCCCAGGAGCTTTTTGTTGTTGCGGCAGTTGATCAGCACCTGGGTGTTGTTCTTCACGCTCTGCGTCAGCACCGACAGAGGGCCCGTGTTGAACTCCTCCTCCTCGCGCTTCTGCAGCTCCTCGGGCGTCATCTCGCTCTTGGGCTTGTTCAGGAgactcctggggacaccaaagggacattggggacaccagggggacgttggggacatcagggggaccttggggacattgggaggacaccagggacatcagggggacaggggacacggggacacagggatggatcTCTGGGGTCACCTCGCTCCTGGGCTTGTTCAGGAGActcctggggacatttggggacattggggacatcaggggggtgttggggacatcagggggaccttggggacattgggaggacaccagggacatcagggggacaggggacatggggacaccaggatcAATCTCTGGGGTCATCTCGCTCTTGGGCTGGTTCAGGAGactcctggggacattggggacatcacagggacgttggggacatcaggggagcctcagggacatcacagggtcaggggacatggggacacagggacatcagGGATCAATCTCTGGGGTCATCTCGCTCTTGGG includes:
- the LOC131574468 gene encoding small nuclear ribonucleoprotein Sm D2 isoform X3 gives rise to the protein MSPECPQSVPKVSPRCPQSVPRVSPKCPQNNTQVLINCRNNKKLLGRVKAFDRHCNMVLENVKEMWTEVPKSGKGKKKSKPVNKDRYISKMFLRGDSVIVVLRNPLIAGK
- the LOC131574466 gene encoding uncharacterized protein LOC131574466 translates to MMEPLWEGSGRFREVLESSGKFWEVLESSGRFWKVPGGSGRFWKVLGGSRDDSSREFPTMMEPGRFWDVLEGSMDYSHQEFPTMMDSGMLWDVLGCSGMFWEVLGLFQSGIPRYFPAIRGFLSTTMTESGMLWDVLEGSRMIPAVNSPLFPSDQRVSQDHDDGVWDALGCSGMFWKVLGCSGIIPIGNSPLFSRDQGVPQDHDDGVWDALGCSGMFWKVLGLFPSGIPYFPAMRGFLSTTMTESGMFWDVLEGSRMIPPMNSLFPSDEGVPEHHDDGVSAQEHFGDVPVLVWDVLGCSGMFWDVLG
- the LOC131574468 gene encoding small nuclear ribonucleoprotein Sm D2 isoform X2 — encoded protein: MSLLNKPKSEMTPEELQKREEEEFNTGPLSVLTQSVKNNTQVLINCRNNKKLLGRVKAFDRHCNMVLENVKEMWTEVPKSGKGKKKSKPVNKDRYISKMFLRGDSVIVVLRNPLIAGK
- the LOC131574468 gene encoding small nuclear ribonucleoprotein Sm D2 isoform X1; translated protein: MSLLNKPKSEMTPEELQKREEEEFNTGPLSVLTQSVKNNTQVLINCRNNKKLLGRVKAFDRHCNMVLENVKEMWTEVPKSGKGKKKSKPVNKDRYISKMFLRGDSVIVVLRNPLIAGK